The following coding sequences are from one Mustela lutreola isolate mMusLut2 chromosome 5, mMusLut2.pri, whole genome shotgun sequence window:
- the SLC30A5 gene encoding proton-coupled zinc antiporter SLC30A5 isoform X2, with translation MEEKFGGEVLAGPGGGGGGGGGGGLGPVDVPSARLTKYIVLLCFTKFLKAVGLFESYDLLKTVHIVQFIFILKLGTAFFMVLCQKPFSSGKSITKHQWIKIFKHAVAGCIISLLWFFGLTLCGPLRTLLLFEHSDIVVISLLSVLFTSSGGGPAKTRGAAFFIIAVICLLLFDNDDLMAKMAEHPEGHHDSALTHMLYTAIAFLGVADHKGGVLLLVLALCCKVGFHTASRKLSVDVGGAKRLQALSHLVSVLLLCPWVIVLSVTTESKVESWFSLIMPFTTVIFFVMILDFYVDSICSVKMEVSKYARYGSFPIFISALLFGNFWTHPITDQLRALNKAAHQESTEHVLSGGVVVSAIFFILSANILSSPSKRGQKGTLIGYSPEGTPLYNFMGDAFQHSSQSIPRFIKESLKQILEENDSRQIFYFLCLNLPVSVGGLIVNLIGICAFSHAHNHNHGASQGSCHSSDHSHSHHMHGHSDHGHGHSHGSAGRGMNANMRGVFLHVLADTLGSIGVIVSTVLIEQFGWFIADPLCSLFIAILIFLSVVPLIKDACQVLLLRLPPEYEKELHLALEKIQKIEGLISYRDPHFWRHSASVVAGTIHIQVTSDVLEQRIVQQVTGILKDAGVNNLTIQVEKEAYFQHMSGLSTGFHDVLAMTKQMESMKYYKDGTYIM, from the exons ATGGAGGAGAAATTCGGAGGGGAGGTGCTAGCCggccccggcggcggcggcggtggcggcggcggcggcggccttGGGCCCGTGGACGTGCCCAGCGCTCG ATTAACAAAATATATTGTGTTACTATGTTTCACTAAATTTTTGAAGGCTGTGGGACTTTTTGAATCATACGATCTCCTAAAAACAGTTCATATAGttcaattcatttttatattaaaacttgG GACTGCattttttatggttttgtgtCAAAAGccattttcttctggaaaaagTATTACCAAACACCAG tggatcaaaatatttaaacatgcaGTTGCTGGGTGTATCATTTCACTCTTGTGGTTTTTTGGCCTCACTCTTTGTGGACCACTAag GACTTTGCTGCTATTTGAACACAGTGATATTGTTGTCATCTCACTACTCAGTGTTTTGTTCACTAGTTCTGGAGGAGGACCAGCAAAG acAAGAGGGGCTGCTTTTTTCATTATTGCTGTAATCTGCCTATTGCTTTTCGACAATGATGATCTCATGGCTAAAATGGCTGAACACC CTGAAGGACATCATGACAGTGCTCTAACTCACATGCTTTACACAGCCATTGCCTTCTTAGGTGTGGCAGATCACAAG GGTGGAGTATTGTTGCTAGTACTGGCTTTGTGTTGTAAAGTTGGTTTTCATACAGCTTCCAGAAAACTCTCTGTAGATGTTGGTGGAGCCAAACGTCTTCAAGCtttatcccatcttgtttctgtgCTCCTCTTGTGCCCATGGGTCATTGTTCTTTCTGTGACAACTGAG agtaAAGTCGAGTCTTGGTTTTCTCTCATAATGCCTTTCACAACAGTAATCTTTtttgtcatgatcctggatttcTATGTCGATTCCATTTGTTCAGTCAAAATGGAAGTTTCCAAATATGCCCGCTATGGAtcctttcccatttttattaGTGCTCTACTTTTTGGAAATTTTTGGACACATCCAATAACAGACCAGCTTCGAGCTTTGAACAAAGCAGCACACCAGGAAAGCACTGAACATGTCCTGTCTGGAGGAGTGGTAGTGAGCGCTATATTCTTCATTTTGT ctGCCAACATCTTATCATCTCCTTCCAAGAGAGGACAGAAAGGCACCCTAATTGGATATTCTCCTGAAGGAACACCTCTTTATAATTTCATGGGTGATGCTTTCCAGCATAGCTCCCAATCGATCCCCAGGTTTATTAAGGAATCACTAAAACAAATTCTTGAGGAGAATGACTCTAGGCAGATCTTTTACTTCTTGTGTTTGAATCTg CCAGTCTCAGTTGGAGGGCTGATAGTAAACCTCATTGGTATCTGTGCCTTTAGCCATGCCCATAACCATAACCATGGAGCTTCTCAGGGAAGCTGTCATTCATCTGATCACAGTCATTCCCACCATATGCATGGACACAGTGACCATGGGCATGGTCACAGCCACGGATCTGCAGGCAGAGGCATGAATGCTAACATGAGGG GTGTATTTCTACATGTTTTGGCAGACACACTTGGCAGTATTGGTGTAATTGTATCCACAGTTCTTATAGAGCAGTTTGGATGGTTCATCGCTGAtcccctgtgttctctctttaTTGCTATATTAATATTTCTCAGTGTTGTTCCACTGATTAAAGATGCCTGTCAGGTTCTACTTTTGAGACTGCCACCAGAATATGAAAAAGAGCTACATCTTGCTTTAGAAAAG atacagaaaattgaaggattaatATCATACCGAGACCCTCATTTTTGGCGTCATTCAGCCAGTGTTGTGGCAGGAACAATTCATATACAGGTGACATCAGATGTGCTGGAACAAAGAATAGTACAGCAG GTTACAGGAATACTTAAAGATGCTGGAGTAAACAATTTAACAATTCAAGTGGAAAAAGAGGCATATTTTCAACATATGTCTGGCCTAAGTACTGGATTTCATGATGTTCTAGCTATGACAAAACAAATGGAGTCCATGAAATACTACAAAGATGGTACTTACATCATGTGA
- the SLC30A5 gene encoding proton-coupled zinc antiporter SLC30A5 isoform X1 produces the protein MEEKFGGEVLAGPGGGGGGGGGGGLGPVDVPSARLTKYIVLLCFTKFLKAVGLFESYDLLKTVHIVQFIFILKLGTAFFMVLCQKPFSSGKSITKHQWIKIFKHAVAGCIISLLWFFGLTLCGPLRTLLLFEHSDIVVISLLSVLFTSSGGGPAKTRGAAFFIIAVICLLLFDNDDLMAKMAEHPEGHHDSALTHMLYTAIAFLGVADHKGGVLLLVLALCCKVGFHTASRKLSVDVGGAKRLQALSHLVSVLLLCPWVIVLSVTTESKVESWFSLIMPFTTVIFFVMILDFYVDSICSVKMEVSKYARYGSFPIFISALLFGNFWTHPITDQLRALNKAAHQESTEHVLSGGVVVSAIFFILSANILSSPSKRGQKGTLIGYSPEGTPLYNFMGDAFQHSSQSIPRFIKESLKQILEENDSRQIFYFLCLNLLFTFVELFYGVLTNSLGLISDGFHMLFDCSALVMGLFAALMSRWKATRIFSYGYGRIEILSGFINGLFLMVIAFFVFMESVARLIDPPELDTHMLTPVSVGGLIVNLIGICAFSHAHNHNHGASQGSCHSSDHSHSHHMHGHSDHGHGHSHGSAGRGMNANMRGVFLHVLADTLGSIGVIVSTVLIEQFGWFIADPLCSLFIAILIFLSVVPLIKDACQVLLLRLPPEYEKELHLALEKIQKIEGLISYRDPHFWRHSASVVAGTIHIQVTSDVLEQRIVQQVTGILKDAGVNNLTIQVEKEAYFQHMSGLSTGFHDVLAMTKQMESMKYYKDGTYIM, from the exons ATGGAGGAGAAATTCGGAGGGGAGGTGCTAGCCggccccggcggcggcggcggtggcggcggcggcggcggccttGGGCCCGTGGACGTGCCCAGCGCTCG ATTAACAAAATATATTGTGTTACTATGTTTCACTAAATTTTTGAAGGCTGTGGGACTTTTTGAATCATACGATCTCCTAAAAACAGTTCATATAGttcaattcatttttatattaaaacttgG GACTGCattttttatggttttgtgtCAAAAGccattttcttctggaaaaagTATTACCAAACACCAG tggatcaaaatatttaaacatgcaGTTGCTGGGTGTATCATTTCACTCTTGTGGTTTTTTGGCCTCACTCTTTGTGGACCACTAag GACTTTGCTGCTATTTGAACACAGTGATATTGTTGTCATCTCACTACTCAGTGTTTTGTTCACTAGTTCTGGAGGAGGACCAGCAAAG acAAGAGGGGCTGCTTTTTTCATTATTGCTGTAATCTGCCTATTGCTTTTCGACAATGATGATCTCATGGCTAAAATGGCTGAACACC CTGAAGGACATCATGACAGTGCTCTAACTCACATGCTTTACACAGCCATTGCCTTCTTAGGTGTGGCAGATCACAAG GGTGGAGTATTGTTGCTAGTACTGGCTTTGTGTTGTAAAGTTGGTTTTCATACAGCTTCCAGAAAACTCTCTGTAGATGTTGGTGGAGCCAAACGTCTTCAAGCtttatcccatcttgtttctgtgCTCCTCTTGTGCCCATGGGTCATTGTTCTTTCTGTGACAACTGAG agtaAAGTCGAGTCTTGGTTTTCTCTCATAATGCCTTTCACAACAGTAATCTTTtttgtcatgatcctggatttcTATGTCGATTCCATTTGTTCAGTCAAAATGGAAGTTTCCAAATATGCCCGCTATGGAtcctttcccatttttattaGTGCTCTACTTTTTGGAAATTTTTGGACACATCCAATAACAGACCAGCTTCGAGCTTTGAACAAAGCAGCACACCAGGAAAGCACTGAACATGTCCTGTCTGGAGGAGTGGTAGTGAGCGCTATATTCTTCATTTTGT ctGCCAACATCTTATCATCTCCTTCCAAGAGAGGACAGAAAGGCACCCTAATTGGATATTCTCCTGAAGGAACACCTCTTTATAATTTCATGGGTGATGCTTTCCAGCATAGCTCCCAATCGATCCCCAGGTTTATTAAGGAATCACTAAAACAAATTCTTGAGGAGAATGACTCTAGGCAGATCTTTTACTTCTTGTGTTTGAATCTg ctttttaccTTTGTTGAATTATTCTATGGTGTGTTGACCAATAGTCTGGGTCTGATCTCAGATGGATTTCACATGCTCTTTGACTGCTCTGCTTTGGTCATGGGTCTTTTTGCGGCCTTGATGAGTAGATGGAAAGCAACTCGGATTTTTTCCTATGG GTATGGCCGAATAGAAATTCTCTCTGGATTTATTAATGGACTTTTTCTAATGGTAATAGCCTTTTTTGTGTTTATGGAGTCAGTGGCTAGATTAATTGATCCTCCGGAATTAGACACACACATGTTAACA CCAGTCTCAGTTGGAGGGCTGATAGTAAACCTCATTGGTATCTGTGCCTTTAGCCATGCCCATAACCATAACCATGGAGCTTCTCAGGGAAGCTGTCATTCATCTGATCACAGTCATTCCCACCATATGCATGGACACAGTGACCATGGGCATGGTCACAGCCACGGATCTGCAGGCAGAGGCATGAATGCTAACATGAGGG GTGTATTTCTACATGTTTTGGCAGACACACTTGGCAGTATTGGTGTAATTGTATCCACAGTTCTTATAGAGCAGTTTGGATGGTTCATCGCTGAtcccctgtgttctctctttaTTGCTATATTAATATTTCTCAGTGTTGTTCCACTGATTAAAGATGCCTGTCAGGTTCTACTTTTGAGACTGCCACCAGAATATGAAAAAGAGCTACATCTTGCTTTAGAAAAG atacagaaaattgaaggattaatATCATACCGAGACCCTCATTTTTGGCGTCATTCAGCCAGTGTTGTGGCAGGAACAATTCATATACAGGTGACATCAGATGTGCTGGAACAAAGAATAGTACAGCAG GTTACAGGAATACTTAAAGATGCTGGAGTAAACAATTTAACAATTCAAGTGGAAAAAGAGGCATATTTTCAACATATGTCTGGCCTAAGTACTGGATTTCATGATGTTCTAGCTATGACAAAACAAATGGAGTCCATGAAATACTACAAAGATGGTACTTACATCATGTGA
- the SLC30A5 gene encoding proton-coupled zinc antiporter SLC30A5 isoform X3 gives MEEKFGGEVLAGPGGGGGGGGGGGLGPVDVPSARLTKYIVLLCFTKFLKAVGLFESYDLLKTVHIVQFIFILKLGTAFFMVLCQKPFSSGKSITKHQWIKIFKHAVAGCIISLLWFFGLTLCGPLRTLLLFEHSDIVVISLLSVLFTSSGGGPAKLFTFVELFYGVLTNSLGLISDGFHMLFDCSALVMGLFAALMSRWKATRIFSYGYGRIEILSGFINGLFLMVIAFFVFMESVARLIDPPELDTHMLTPVSVGGLIVNLIGICAFSHAHNHNHGASQGSCHSSDHSHSHHMHGHSDHGHGHSHGSAGRGMNANMRGVFLHVLADTLGSIGVIVSTVLIEQFGWFIADPLCSLFIAILIFLSVVPLIKDACQVLLLRLPPEYEKELHLALEKIQKIEGLISYRDPHFWRHSASVVAGTIHIQVTSDVLEQRIVQQVTGILKDAGVNNLTIQVEKEAYFQHMSGLSTGFHDVLAMTKQMESMKYYKDGTYIM, from the exons ATGGAGGAGAAATTCGGAGGGGAGGTGCTAGCCggccccggcggcggcggcggtggcggcggcggcggcggccttGGGCCCGTGGACGTGCCCAGCGCTCG ATTAACAAAATATATTGTGTTACTATGTTTCACTAAATTTTTGAAGGCTGTGGGACTTTTTGAATCATACGATCTCCTAAAAACAGTTCATATAGttcaattcatttttatattaaaacttgG GACTGCattttttatggttttgtgtCAAAAGccattttcttctggaaaaagTATTACCAAACACCAG tggatcaaaatatttaaacatgcaGTTGCTGGGTGTATCATTTCACTCTTGTGGTTTTTTGGCCTCACTCTTTGTGGACCACTAag GACTTTGCTGCTATTTGAACACAGTGATATTGTTGTCATCTCACTACTCAGTGTTTTGTTCACTAGTTCTGGAGGAGGACCAGCAAAG ctttttaccTTTGTTGAATTATTCTATGGTGTGTTGACCAATAGTCTGGGTCTGATCTCAGATGGATTTCACATGCTCTTTGACTGCTCTGCTTTGGTCATGGGTCTTTTTGCGGCCTTGATGAGTAGATGGAAAGCAACTCGGATTTTTTCCTATGG GTATGGCCGAATAGAAATTCTCTCTGGATTTATTAATGGACTTTTTCTAATGGTAATAGCCTTTTTTGTGTTTATGGAGTCAGTGGCTAGATTAATTGATCCTCCGGAATTAGACACACACATGTTAACA CCAGTCTCAGTTGGAGGGCTGATAGTAAACCTCATTGGTATCTGTGCCTTTAGCCATGCCCATAACCATAACCATGGAGCTTCTCAGGGAAGCTGTCATTCATCTGATCACAGTCATTCCCACCATATGCATGGACACAGTGACCATGGGCATGGTCACAGCCACGGATCTGCAGGCAGAGGCATGAATGCTAACATGAGGG GTGTATTTCTACATGTTTTGGCAGACACACTTGGCAGTATTGGTGTAATTGTATCCACAGTTCTTATAGAGCAGTTTGGATGGTTCATCGCTGAtcccctgtgttctctctttaTTGCTATATTAATATTTCTCAGTGTTGTTCCACTGATTAAAGATGCCTGTCAGGTTCTACTTTTGAGACTGCCACCAGAATATGAAAAAGAGCTACATCTTGCTTTAGAAAAG atacagaaaattgaaggattaatATCATACCGAGACCCTCATTTTTGGCGTCATTCAGCCAGTGTTGTGGCAGGAACAATTCATATACAGGTGACATCAGATGTGCTGGAACAAAGAATAGTACAGCAG GTTACAGGAATACTTAAAGATGCTGGAGTAAACAATTTAACAATTCAAGTGGAAAAAGAGGCATATTTTCAACATATGTCTGGCCTAAGTACTGGATTTCATGATGTTCTAGCTATGACAAAACAAATGGAGTCCATGAAATACTACAAAGATGGTACTTACATCATGTGA